Proteins from one Nyctibius grandis isolate bNycGra1 chromosome 2, bNycGra1.pri, whole genome shotgun sequence genomic window:
- the WNT11 gene encoding protein Wnt-11, with protein MKPSPRFFLAGFVSLILQTGLCYGIKWIALSKTPSALALNQTQHCKQLEGLVVSQVQLCRSNLELMQTIIQAAREVIKTCRKTFSDMRWNCSSIELAPNYLLDLERGTRESAFVYALSAAAISHTIARACTTGDLPGCSCGPIPGETPGPGYRWGGCADNLNYGLIMGSKFSDAPMKMKKSGSQANKLMHLHNSEVGRQVLKASLEMKCKCHGVSGSCSIKTCWKGLQELRDIALDLKNKYLSATKVVHRPMGTRKYLVPKDIDIRPVKETELIYLQSSPDFCMKNEKVGSHGTQDRQCNKTSNGSDSCDLMCCGRGYNPYMDKVVERCHCKYHWCCYVTCKKCERTVERYVCK; from the exons ATGAAGCCGAGCCCGCGATTTTTCTTAGCTGGTTTTGTGTCTCTGATTCTGCAGACGGGGCTTTGCTATGGGATAAAATGGAT AGCTCTGTCCAAGACTCCTTCGGCTCTGGCCCTGAATCAAACCCAGCACTGCAAGCAGCTCGAAGGCTTGGTGGTTTCCCAGGTGCAGCTGTGCCGCAGCAACCTGGAGCTAATGCAGACCATCATCCAGGCAGCACGGGAAGTGATAAAGACCTGCCGTAAAACTTTCTCAGACATGCGGTGGAACTGCTCTTCCATTGAGCTGGCTCCTAACTACCTGCTGGACTTAGAGAGAG GCACAAGGGAGTCAGCATTTGTGTATgccctttctgctgctgccatcagcCACACCATTGCCAGAGCCTGCACCACCGGGGACCTCCCTGGCTGTTCCTGTGGTCCCATCCCAGGTGAGACACCTGGACCTGGGTATCGATGGGGAGGATGTGCAGACAACCTCAACTATGGTCTTATCATGGGGTCCAAATTTTCAGATGCTCCcatgaagatgaaaaaatcAGGATCACAAGCCAATAAACTGATGCATCTGCACAACAGTGAAGTAGGGAGACAG GTCTTGAAAGCCTCtcttgaaatgaaatgtaagTGCCATGGAGTTTCTGGGTCATGCTCTATCAAGACCTGTTGGAAAGGCCTTCAAGAGCTGCGAGACATTGCATTGGACCTCAAAAACAAGTATTTATCAGCCACCAAGGTCGTTCACCGGCCCATGGGCACACGCAAATACCTCGTGCCAAAGGATATTGATATCAGGCCGGTTAAAGAGACAGAGCTGATTTACCTGCAGAGCTCGCCCGATTTCTGCATGAAGAACGAGAAAGTGGGGTCACACGGGACCCAGGACAG gCAATGCAACAAGACCTCCAACGGGAGCGACAGCTGTGATTTGATGTGCTGCGGAAGAGGCTACAACCCCTACATGGACAAAGTGGTGGAGCGATGCCACTGCAAGTACCACTGGTGCTGCTACGTGACCTGTAAAAAGTGCGAGAGGACTGTCGAGAGATACGTGTGCAAATGA